One part of the Parabacteroides distasonis ATCC 8503 genome encodes these proteins:
- a CDS encoding DUF4121 family protein, whose protein sequence is MKYANFYDLESLTLLNRHEGCACSIKECDVEKVNRLISRMRQDRERVSLPTAGDVVTYITRGGDYYPQAHIERGDDREVHICLLPQTPFCHENEKCTGYNTEGGPWVITSPELLLPDGIRSKQFRMWGHTGRHKNGAVLFHTFVRAWKYTEPDPLYGKYTTKEWTRYIIECQPDIEPADAFVYRNEAFTLYSKEELERLVGILHGKLFNGFRPGLFILWAYRMEWKELPAWEWNMLKADTHLSFLGISPVRIQTDHKRHIVTIYKKSE, encoded by the coding sequence ATGAAGTACGCTAATTTTTATGACCTGGAAAGTCTGACTCTGCTCAACAGGCATGAAGGGTGTGCCTGCTCCATAAAGGAGTGTGATGTGGAGAAGGTGAACCGGCTGATTTCAAGGATGCGGCAGGACAGGGAAAGAGTCAGTTTACCGACCGCAGGAGATGTCGTCACTTATATCACCCGTGGCGGTGACTATTATCCGCAGGCACACATTGAAAGGGGCGATGACCGGGAAGTCCATATTTGCCTTCTCCCACAGACACCTTTCTGCCATGAAAATGAAAAGTGTACCGGTTACAATACGGAAGGAGGCCCTTGGGTTATAACCAGTCCGGAATTGCTGCTTCCCGATGGCATACGCAGCAAACAGTTCCGGATGTGGGGGCATACCGGAAGGCACAAGAACGGTGCCGTCCTCTTCCACACATTCGTCAGGGCTTGGAAATACACGGAACCCGATCCTCTGTACGGAAAGTACACCACAAAAGAATGGACGAGATACATCATCGAGTGTCAGCCGGATATTGAACCGGCTGATGCCTTTGTCTATCGGAATGAGGCATTTACCCTTTACTCGAAGGAAGAACTGGAGCGGCTGGTCGGGATTCTGCACGGAAAGCTTTTCAACGGATTCCGTCCCGGTCTGTTCATACTCTGGGCATACCGTATGGAATGGAAGGAACTTCCCGCATGGGAATGGAACATGCTGAAAGCGGACACCCATCTCTCTTTCCTTGGCATTTCTCCCGTCAGGATACAGACTGACCATAAAAGACATATAGTAACAATCTATAAAAAATCAGAGTAA
- a CDS encoding N-6 DNA methylase → MAPYNTPQAIRPLEKTICDFAYSNGYDPISVFNDFLRYVIHGFSPGAPPLMDWKYKRQQNRHFMEMLTGWIRLMQRELQSGGWFDAFGDLFMAISSKIGRQVNGQFFTPPDICDLMVLCTDSGETATGKRICDPTCGRLLLAYHVRHLGNYLVAEDLNHTCCLMTVCNMLVHGCIGEVIHHDSLFPENFMDGWMVNHTLTQTGIPTIRRMSKEEYRTSRNMSVDLLRKRKEKLRQMQPDKKQLPYKHGRIYKQ, encoded by the coding sequence ATGGCACCATACAACACACCGCAGGCGATACGTCCGCTTGAGAAAACGATCTGTGATTTCGCCTATTCGAACGGCTACGATCCGATATCCGTTTTCAACGATTTCCTGCGTTATGTCATTCACGGGTTCTCTCCCGGCGCACCGCCCCTTATGGACTGGAAATACAAACGGCAGCAGAACAGGCATTTTATGGAGATGCTTACCGGATGGATACGGCTCATGCAGCGGGAATTGCAATCCGGCGGATGGTTTGATGCGTTCGGTGACCTCTTCATGGCAATATCTTCCAAAATCGGTCGGCAGGTGAACGGACAGTTCTTTACCCCGCCGGATATCTGCGACCTGATGGTCTTGTGTACCGATTCGGGGGAGACAGCGACAGGAAAACGTATCTGTGACCCGACATGCGGAAGGCTGCTGCTGGCATATCATGTACGCCACCTGGGTAATTATCTGGTTGCAGAAGATCTCAACCATACCTGTTGCCTGATGACCGTTTGCAACATGCTCGTACATGGCTGCATAGGTGAGGTCATCCACCATGACAGCCTCTTCCCCGAAAACTTCATGGACGGCTGGATGGTAAACCATACACTGACTCAGACGGGCATTCCTACCATTCGCCGGATGAGCAAGGAGGAATATCGGACAAGCAGGAACATGTCCGTTGACCTGCTCAGAAAGCGGAAAGAGAAATTGCGCCAAATGCAGCCGGACAAGAAACAATTGCCATATAAACATGGCAGAATTTATAAACAATAA